From the Nitrospirae bacterium YQR-1 genome, one window contains:
- the tatC gene encoding twin-arginine translocase subunit TatC, which yields MTEQTPQQLSEQPKMSFVDHLGELRTRLIVSFSAILIIFIVVFNYSEFLFKVLILPMEQNLIFKKHLPFIFFEPKTTAAVKLVFLEPAEAFWMHIKLSMLASIVLSLPILFSQLWLFISPGLLPNEKKYVLPFIFSATILFMFGAAFCFVIVLPFALGFLLTYKTEHLIPMISVGRYVDFTMKFILAFGVIFELPIAIIVLTRLGLVTPAFLKKSRKYAVVIAFIIAAVVTPTPDAFNQSLMAVPIIVLFEIGIFVSKFFIKKPDENETKDVVKTAK from the coding sequence ATGACAGAGCAGACTCCACAACAGCTCTCTGAGCAACCGAAAATGTCTTTTGTAGATCACCTCGGCGAATTAAGGACAAGGTTAATCGTATCATTTTCGGCGATACTGATTATTTTCATAGTAGTGTTTAATTACTCTGAATTTCTGTTTAAGGTACTTATTCTGCCTATGGAGCAAAATTTAATTTTCAAAAAGCATTTACCGTTCATATTTTTTGAACCTAAAACCACAGCGGCTGTAAAACTGGTCTTTCTGGAGCCTGCGGAGGCTTTCTGGATGCACATTAAGCTCTCCATGCTGGCCTCAATAGTGTTATCCCTGCCAATTTTGTTTTCTCAGCTCTGGTTGTTTATATCTCCAGGGCTTTTGCCTAACGAGAAAAAATACGTCTTGCCGTTTATTTTCTCTGCAACAATTCTTTTTATGTTTGGTGCAGCCTTTTGTTTTGTTATAGTGCTTCCGTTTGCACTTGGCTTTTTGCTTACCTATAAAACAGAGCATCTGATACCCATGATTTCCGTTGGCCGCTATGTGGATTTCACAATGAAGTTTATTCTTGCCTTTGGCGTAATATTTGAGCTTCCCATAGCCATTATAGTCTTAACCAGACTGGGTCTGGTGACGCCTGCGTTTCTTAAAAAAAGCAGAAAGTATGCCGTTGTTATAGCTTTCATCATAGCTGCTGTTGTTACACCAACCCCTGATGCTTTTAACCAGAGCCTTATGGCGGTGCCGATAATAGTACTTTTTGAAATAGGAATTTTTGTCTCTAAGTTTTTTATTAAAAAACCGGATGAAAATGAAACAAAAGACGTTGTCAAAACCGCAAAGTAG